Proteins from a genomic interval of Bacteroidia bacterium:
- a CDS encoding aminoglycoside phosphotransferase family protein, whose product MDIKSLINCFQIKGEIKEALPFGSGHINETFRLINKDTCGKDYLLQKINHHIFKDVDGMMNNIHLVCQHLEEVFAKESDQESLEVILSIKGKPFVRDSEGCYWRMFDFKSELISYDIAETPEQIFEGARSFGIFMRSLADFPVEKLVDTIPDFHHVGFRIRNLRVAVEEDKVNRVKECKELIDYAFSVTESVSRIQKAGEQGLIPMRVTHNDTKFNNVLLTKRGKGRCVIDLDTVMPGYVHYDFGDGIRTTVCTAPEDEEDLEKIVLDMERFEAFAAGFLAETRESLGEKEIELLAVSGALFAYLMGIRFLTDYLEGDIYYKTHFAGQNLQRAKAQLYLCKRILAEEKELTEIIQKYI is encoded by the coding sequence ATGGATATAAAATCATTGATCAACTGTTTTCAGATCAAGGGAGAGATAAAAGAAGCTCTTCCTTTTGGTAGCGGGCACATCAATGAAACTTTTCGCCTAATAAATAAAGACACCTGCGGCAAAGACTACCTGCTCCAAAAGATCAACCATCATATCTTCAAAGATGTGGATGGGATGATGAACAATATCCATTTGGTTTGTCAGCATCTTGAGGAGGTTTTTGCTAAAGAGAGTGATCAGGAAAGTCTGGAAGTAATCTTAAGTATAAAGGGCAAACCCTTTGTCAGAGATTCAGAAGGATGTTATTGGCGAATGTTTGATTTCAAAAGTGAACTGATTTCCTATGATATTGCAGAAACCCCTGAACAAATATTTGAAGGAGCCCGTTCCTTTGGGATATTTATGCGAAGCCTGGCGGATTTTCCGGTTGAAAAGCTGGTTGATACCATTCCTGATTTTCATCATGTCGGCTTTCGAATAAGAAATCTTAGGGTAGCTGTTGAGGAGGATAAAGTGAATAGGGTAAAGGAATGTAAAGAGCTCATTGATTATGCTTTTTCGGTTACAGAAAGTGTATCCCGAATTCAGAAGGCAGGAGAGCAAGGGCTCATACCCATGCGGGTTACCCACAATGATACCAAATTCAATAATGTGCTTCTGACGAAAAGAGGTAAGGGTCGATGTGTTATCGATCTGGATACAGTCATGCCGGGCTATGTGCATTATGATTTTGGAGATGGAATCAGAACCACAGTCTGCACCGCTCCGGAAGATGAAGAAGATTTGGAAAAGATAGTGTTGGATATGGAACGCTTTGAAGCTTTCGCTGCTGGTTTTTTAGCTGAGACTCGGGAAAGTTTAGGCGAAAAGGAAATCGAATTGCTGGCAGTTTCCGGGGCTTTATTTGCTTACTTGATGGGCATTCGATTCCTCACTGATTACCTAGAGGGAGACATTTATTATAAAACCCACTTCGCCGGCCAAAATCTTCAGCGCGCAAAGGCCCAATTATACCTTTGTAAGCGTATATTAGCCGAGGAAAAAGAACTCACAGAGATTATTCAAAAATATATATAA
- a CDS encoding sulfatase produces MKPLHAISCLILLSIFSCQKEETTAAKEHQKPNILFIMTDDHSYQSLSAYDDRFIQTPNLDRIGKEGIIFRNSFVSNSICAPSRAVMLTGKHSHTNGHLDNGTRFDSSQVTLPKLLQAADYQTAITGKWHLRSKPTGFDHYEVLIGQGNYYNTDFIENGERKRSEGYVTDVITDKALSWLDGRDQEKPFALFVHHKATHRIWMPDTSLLDEFEGVEFEVPDNYFDDYEGREAAAAHVMGIDRDMDLVYDLKMLDEGGVLKTKYRKAYERMYGRMNEAQKTAWNEYYDPIIKDFLAKKRVGEELALWKYQRYMQDYLKCVQSVDNNVGRLLDYLDEKGLSENTLVIYTSDQGFYMGEHGWFDKRFMYEESFRTPLLMRYPKGFQAGEIEELVQNIDYAPTMLDFAGVEIPGDMQGISLKALLQKKEEDIREALYYHYYEFPNEHGTKKHYGIRTDRYKLIHFYEDIDSWELYDLESDPGEMKNLIGDPSQASRIAELKEKLTALQKEYKVETF; encoded by the coding sequence ATGAAACCACTACACGCTATAAGTTGTCTTATCTTGCTTAGTATATTTTCCTGTCAGAAAGAGGAAACTACTGCTGCAAAAGAACATCAAAAACCCAATATTCTCTTCATCATGACGGATGACCACTCATATCAAAGCTTGAGTGCCTATGATGATCGTTTTATCCAAACCCCAAATTTGGACCGGATCGGCAAAGAGGGAATCATCTTTCGAAACAGCTTTGTAAGCAATTCTATTTGTGCGCCCAGTAGAGCCGTTATGCTGACGGGTAAACACAGCCATACCAATGGACATCTTGACAATGGTACTCGCTTTGACAGCTCTCAAGTTACTTTGCCTAAGTTGCTGCAAGCGGCTGATTATCAGACAGCCATCACCGGAAAATGGCATCTGCGTTCAAAACCTACGGGCTTCGACCATTATGAGGTGCTGATTGGTCAGGGCAATTATTACAATACCGACTTTATCGAAAATGGAGAACGGAAAAGATCGGAAGGATATGTAACCGATGTGATTACGGATAAAGCCCTTTCCTGGCTGGATGGAAGAGATCAGGAAAAACCCTTTGCCCTATTCGTCCACCACAAAGCAACCCATCGGATCTGGATGCCTGATACCTCATTGCTGGATGAATTTGAAGGAGTCGAATTTGAAGTACCTGACAATTACTTTGATGACTATGAAGGAAGAGAAGCTGCCGCTGCGCATGTGATGGGAATCGATCGGGATATGGATTTGGTTTACGATTTGAAAATGCTGGATGAGGGAGGAGTACTTAAGACCAAATACCGCAAAGCCTACGAGCGTATGTACGGTCGCATGAATGAAGCCCAGAAAACAGCCTGGAATGAATATTATGATCCGATTATCAAGGATTTTCTGGCTAAAAAGAGAGTAGGGGAAGAACTGGCTCTTTGGAAATACCAACGCTACATGCAGGACTACCTCAAATGTGTCCAATCGGTAGATAATAATGTGGGTCGTCTATTGGATTATCTTGATGAAAAGGGCCTGAGCGAAAATACACTTGTGATTTATACCTCTGATCAAGGCTTTTATATGGGCGAACATGGTTGGTTTGACAAGCGCTTTATGTATGAAGAGTCCTTCCGGACTCCCTTGCTAATGAGATATCCCAAAGGTTTCCAGGCTGGAGAGATTGAGGAGTTGGTGCAAAACATCGATTATGCGCCGACTATGCTTGACTTTGCAGGGGTTGAAATCCCCGGAGATATGCAAGGCATTTCCCTCAAAGCTTTACTTCAAAAGAAAGAGGAGGATATACGCGAGGCGCTTTACTACCATTACTATGAATTCCCAAATGAGCATGGCACGAAGAAGCATTATGGCATTCGGACAGATCGCTATAAGCTGATTCATTTCTATGAGGATATTGATAGCTGGGAGCTCTACGATTTGGAAAGCGATCCCGGAGAGATGAAAAATCTGATAGGAGATCCATCGCAAGCAAGCCGTATCGCGGAACTGAAAGAGAAATTGACGGCCTTGCAGAAGGAGTATAAAGTCGAGACTTTCTAG
- a CDS encoding MBL fold metallo-hydrolase, with translation MKLLSHFEFEHVKGYKMGSSIFGKPKMMVHSFFVDGLLIDTGHSNMRKEFMEAISSFDIAQVFITHHHEDHSGNIDPVQKKLKLPVYAHSLCVETMKSPPSISPAQWLSWGPRNANHNLIAKDEEIETEKYHFDIIPIPGHAHDMVALHEKNEGWLFSADLFVSTYIRFFMRAESMKGQIASIKKILALDFDRLFCCHNPQMEGGKDKLRSKLAFFEDFYGTVAELYKKSYSVVAIQKEMKVKPMHTVAILSLGNLSAKNMIRSVIRDLDKVD, from the coding sequence ATGAAACTCCTTTCCCACTTCGAGTTTGAACATGTAAAGGGATACAAAATGGGATCCAGCATTTTTGGAAAACCCAAAATGATGGTCCATTCATTTTTTGTAGATGGCTTACTTATCGATACCGGACATAGCAATATGAGGAAGGAGTTTATGGAAGCGATTTCCAGCTTTGACATAGCGCAGGTTTTTATCACCCATCATCATGAAGATCATTCGGGAAATATCGATCCTGTTCAAAAGAAATTGAAGCTGCCTGTTTATGCGCATAGTCTGTGTGTAGAAACCATGAAGAGTCCTCCCTCAATTAGCCCTGCTCAGTGGTTGAGCTGGGGTCCCAGAAATGCCAATCACAACTTAATCGCTAAAGATGAGGAGATAGAAACGGAGAAATACCATTTTGATATCATTCCTATCCCCGGACATGCGCATGATATGGTGGCATTACATGAGAAAAATGAAGGATGGCTTTTTTCTGCTGACCTCTTTGTCAGTACCTATATCCGCTTCTTTATGCGAGCAGAAAGCATGAAAGGACAAATTGCGTCCATCAAAAAAATTCTCGCTCTTGATTTCGACCGCCTGTTTTGTTGCCACAATCCACAAATGGAAGGTGGGAAGGACAAGCTCAGAAGCAAACTCGCTTTTTTTGAAGATTTCTATGGAACAGTTGCTGAACTTTATAAAAAATCCTATTCCGTAGTAGCTATTCAAAAAGAGATGAAGGTGAAGCCTATGCATACGGTTGCTATCTTATCATTGGGTAATCTTTCCGCAAAGAATATGATCCGATCAGTGATCAGAGACCTTGATAAGGTCGATTAG
- a CDS encoding sialate O-acetylesterase: MKNYVSLILILSVLLFSCQDKQDPIDRYFKDKKVLILGNSITQAGYYVDYLSYILEKNYPELETDIISIGLSSETVSCLTEPDHPFPRPCLKERLERALTEIQPDVVFACYGMNDGIYHPQSHDRMQAFQSGIQDLREKVAARGAELVLISPPPFDKLPIRSRLVAKDAAEFGYKTPFEDYDQVLGDYVDYLNSLSGEKLQLIDLHSKMNERIAEKRKEKANFSYAQDGIHPSREGHLLMARIIAESLGVNMDNTKGLKEADFSKDPLFLSIASKRDIRSVAWRKYVGYIRGDTVKSASPEPMLILMGGQSNMVGQGIYEAQESYPMDMHYLNYGMNGNGDIIVKKFGPEKSLIKEMSTRMPIHHQPVFFLKYAIGGSSLLDWAPEYSEEKAKITGNERFGNMFKTFFHYIDSIRNLHDPEVKALLWMQGERDARIPEAGKDYYVNFKKFIEEVRKRLGEEKLPIIFARVNPPIERYAALDIVNEAQRRIADEMEAVYMIETEGLAKNKDEVHYNTEGQLELGKRFAEELLKHLE, translated from the coding sequence ATGAAAAATTACGTTTCCCTGATTCTGATCCTGTCAGTCCTTCTCTTTTCCTGTCAGGACAAACAAGATCCGATAGACCGCTATTTCAAGGATAAAAAGGTTCTCATTCTTGGCAATAGCATTACCCAAGCGGGCTATTATGTGGATTACCTCAGCTATATCCTGGAAAAGAATTATCCGGAGCTAGAGACAGACATAATCAGCATTGGTTTATCCAGTGAAACAGTTTCTTGCCTGACGGAGCCCGATCATCCCTTTCCCCGACCTTGTTTGAAGGAAAGATTGGAGAGAGCATTGACAGAGATTCAGCCAGACGTAGTATTTGCCTGTTATGGGATGAATGATGGGATTTATCATCCCCAGTCCCATGATCGAATGCAAGCTTTTCAATCAGGTATCCAGGATTTAAGAGAAAAAGTAGCTGCCCGGGGAGCAGAATTGGTGTTAATCAGTCCTCCTCCCTTTGACAAACTCCCGATTAGGAGTCGACTTGTCGCTAAAGACGCAGCTGAATTTGGATATAAAACGCCCTTTGAGGATTACGACCAGGTCTTGGGAGATTATGTAGATTATCTCAATAGCTTGTCCGGAGAGAAACTTCAACTGATTGATCTTCATTCGAAAATGAATGAGCGAATAGCCGAAAAGAGAAAAGAAAAGGCAAATTTCAGCTATGCACAGGATGGAATACATCCCAGCAGGGAAGGACATCTACTCATGGCTCGGATAATTGCGGAATCTTTGGGAGTAAATATGGACAATACGAAAGGGCTTAAAGAAGCAGATTTCAGCAAAGATCCCCTGTTTTTGTCAATCGCATCCAAACGTGATATCCGATCTGTCGCCTGGCGGAAATATGTGGGCTATATCCGAGGAGATACGGTAAAATCTGCTTCGCCTGAGCCTATGTTGATTCTAATGGGCGGACAGTCCAACATGGTTGGACAGGGGATCTATGAAGCCCAGGAATCCTATCCAATGGATATGCATTACCTCAACTATGGGATGAATGGGAATGGGGACATCATTGTAAAGAAATTTGGACCGGAAAAAAGCCTGATCAAGGAAATGTCCACCCGAATGCCCATTCATCATCAGCCTGTATTCTTTCTGAAATATGCCATAGGAGGATCTTCCCTCCTGGATTGGGCACCTGAATATTCGGAGGAAAAGGCCAAAATCACAGGCAATGAACGCTTTGGGAATATGTTCAAAACCTTCTTCCACTACATCGATAGCATACGAAATTTACATGATCCTGAGGTCAAGGCTTTACTCTGGATGCAAGGAGAGCGGGATGCCCGTATTCCAGAAGCTGGAAAGGATTATTATGTCAATTTCAAAAAGTTTATAGAAGAAGTCAGAAAAAGACTGGGAGAAGAAAAACTTCCGATTATTTTTGCCCGGGTCAATCCGCCAATTGAAAGGTATGCGGCACTTGATATTGTAAATGAAGCCCAAAGAAGGATTGCAGATGAAATGGAGGCTGTTTATATGATCGAAACAGAAGGTTTGGCAAAGAATAAAGACGAAGTCCATTATAATACCGAAGGACAATTAGAATTAGGAAAAAGATTCGCAGAGGAATTGCTTAAACACTTAGAATAA
- a CDS encoding sulfatase-like hydrolase/transferase translates to MKKLLAISLLALLFSCEAGQEVEKGAPNILFLFADDLSYEAVRALGNSTIETPNLDRIAARGATFTHAYNMGGWHGAICAASRTMLMSGRSLWPAWEVEQGFRKKDSVVMSQTWGRIMARNGYDTYMSGKWHIVAPADYVFDEARHIRPGMPRDSWPAFRRNEGKVLTEKNGNDLDLKALMPVGYHRPNDENDKSWSPADTSFGGFWQGGKHWSEVLKDDGLDYIQAAAKKENPFFMYLAFNAPHDPRQAPQSFVDKYPLDKIKVPDSFMPLYPEKDSIGCSPGLRDEALAPFPRTKYAVKTHIQEYYAIITHLDEQVGKILDALEASGKMDNTYIFFSADHGLSVGNHGLIGKQNMYDHSVRVPLMIAGPEIPAGSKISEDVYLQDLMATGLEVAGIEKPEYVYFQSLLGMAKGTQKEGHLDAVYGAYRDLQRMIRKDGFKLVVYPKAKKIKLFDIKEDPKEITDLASNPVYHERTANMFLELMDLQTQMKDTLDLSPLYNETI, encoded by the coding sequence ATGAAAAAACTACTAGCTATATCACTATTGGCCCTCCTTTTCTCTTGTGAAGCCGGGCAAGAGGTGGAAAAAGGAGCACCCAATATTCTCTTTCTTTTTGCGGATGATTTAAGCTACGAAGCAGTAAGAGCCCTCGGAAATTCCACCATAGAAACGCCCAACCTGGACCGAATTGCTGCCAGAGGAGCTACTTTTACGCATGCCTATAATATGGGTGGATGGCATGGAGCAATTTGTGCGGCTTCCCGAACCATGCTCATGTCTGGAAGATCTCTATGGCCTGCCTGGGAAGTAGAACAAGGCTTTCGCAAAAAGGATTCTGTGGTAATGTCCCAAACCTGGGGACGTATTATGGCTCGAAATGGATATGATACCTATATGTCCGGCAAATGGCATATAGTTGCACCCGCAGATTATGTATTTGATGAGGCACGCCATATAAGACCCGGCATGCCCAGAGATAGCTGGCCAGCTTTCCGAAGAAATGAAGGGAAGGTGCTGACAGAGAAAAACGGAAATGATCTTGATTTGAAGGCGCTGATGCCGGTAGGTTACCATCGCCCTAATGATGAAAATGATAAGAGTTGGTCTCCGGCTGATACCAGTTTTGGAGGATTTTGGCAAGGAGGTAAACACTGGAGTGAAGTTTTAAAAGACGATGGACTGGATTATATACAGGCAGCTGCTAAGAAGGAAAATCCATTCTTTATGTACCTGGCTTTTAATGCCCCACATGATCCGCGACAGGCTCCCCAATCCTTTGTTGATAAATATCCCCTCGATAAGATCAAAGTCCCCGATAGTTTTATGCCTCTCTATCCTGAGAAGGATAGCATCGGTTGTAGTCCGGGATTACGGGATGAAGCTTTAGCGCCTTTCCCCCGAACAAAATATGCTGTCAAAACCCATATCCAGGAATACTATGCAATTATCACTCATCTGGATGAACAAGTGGGGAAGATATTGGATGCGCTTGAAGCTTCTGGTAAAATGGACAATACCTATATCTTCTTTTCTGCCGATCATGGACTTTCTGTAGGGAACCACGGACTGATCGGAAAGCAAAACATGTACGACCATAGTGTGCGGGTTCCATTGATGATAGCAGGGCCTGAGATTCCTGCGGGAAGCAAAATTTCTGAAGATGTCTACCTACAGGATTTAATGGCAACGGGATTAGAAGTTGCCGGAATCGAAAAACCCGAATACGTTTATTTCCAAAGTTTGCTAGGGATGGCGAAAGGCACTCAAAAAGAGGGTCATTTGGATGCGGTCTATGGAGCTTACCGAGACTTACAAAGAATGATCAGAAAGGATGGATTTAAATTGGTGGTTTATCCCAAAGCAAAAAAAATCAAACTGTTTGATATCAAGGAAGACCCTAAAGAAATTACGGATCTCGCAAGTAATCCGGTTTACCATGAACGTACCGCTAATATGTTTCTGGAGCTTATGGATCTTCAAACACAAATGAAAGACACCCTGGATTTATCTCCTTTATACAATGAGACTATATAA
- the fucP gene encoding L-fucose:H+ symporter permease: protein MNKTITKQFLVPFILVTSLFFLWGLANNMTDTLLAAFKKIMSMTDFQTSWIQVAFYGSYFCLAIPAAIFIKKYSYKTGVILGLSLFAAGALLFYPASQSMVYGHFLIALFVLAGGLSILETTANPYIIAMGDPASGTRRLNLAQSFNPLGSITGVILSKYFILSNLQEFSETERAAMGTEQLEAVQAEELSAVMGPYVGLAVFLILLALYFMATKMPVASDSDKRLDFGPTFRRLLKNRNYVWGVIAQFFYVGAQICVWSFTIRYVMQELSLNEEDSSSYYIAALVLFTLSRFVFTWLMERISPSKLLGYCSIAAILLSAGVMFAGGGVGVVCLIGISGCMSLMFPTIFGLASEGLGEDRKIGGSGLIMAILGGALLPMVMGQVSDGWDSINLSYIVPLLCFAIIYYYSIQAQKHAQHPA from the coding sequence ATGAATAAAACTATTACAAAACAGTTTTTGGTGCCCTTTATTTTGGTTACTTCCCTCTTCTTTCTTTGGGGGCTGGCCAACAATATGACGGATACCTTATTGGCTGCCTTTAAGAAAATCATGTCAATGACTGATTTTCAAACCTCCTGGATACAGGTCGCCTTCTATGGATCATACTTTTGTCTGGCGATTCCTGCAGCCATCTTTATCAAAAAATATTCCTATAAAACGGGAGTAATTTTGGGGTTAAGTTTGTTTGCCGCCGGAGCACTTCTCTTTTATCCTGCTAGTCAAAGTATGGTTTATGGGCACTTTTTGATTGCCCTTTTTGTGCTGGCCGGTGGGCTTTCCATTTTGGAGACTACCGCCAATCCCTACATCATTGCTATGGGTGATCCGGCAAGCGGAACCCGACGCTTGAACCTCGCACAGTCTTTCAACCCACTGGGCTCAATTACTGGGGTGATTTTGAGTAAATACTTCATTTTATCCAATCTGCAGGAGTTTTCAGAAACGGAACGGGCAGCCATGGGCACAGAACAATTGGAAGCAGTTCAGGCAGAAGAACTTTCAGCAGTTATGGGTCCCTATGTGGGATTGGCAGTTTTTCTGATCCTGTTAGCGCTCTATTTTATGGCGACTAAAATGCCTGTGGCCAGTGATTCGGATAAAAGGCTTGATTTCGGCCCAACGTTCAGGCGCTTATTGAAAAATCGTAATTATGTATGGGGAGTTATCGCTCAGTTTTTTTATGTGGGAGCTCAAATTTGCGTCTGGTCCTTTACCATTCGCTATGTCATGCAAGAACTTTCGCTTAATGAAGAAGATTCTTCCAGCTATTATATAGCTGCTTTGGTACTCTTTACTCTCTCACGCTTTGTCTTTACCTGGTTGATGGAGAGGATTAGTCCTTCGAAATTATTGGGATACTGCTCGATTGCAGCGATTCTCTTATCTGCGGGAGTAATGTTTGCCGGAGGGGGCGTAGGTGTTGTATGTTTGATCGGCATTTCCGGCTGTATGTCCTTGATGTTCCCAACCATTTTTGGTCTTGCATCAGAAGGATTAGGAGAAGATCGCAAGATTGGTGGTTCTGGTTTGATCATGGCGATCCTGGGAGGCGCTTTGCTACCAATGGTCATGGGACAGGTTTCAGATGGATGGGATAGTATAAATCTCTCTTACATTGTTCCACTTTTATGCTTCGCTATCATTTACTACTACAGTATACAGGCTCAGAAACATGCCCAGCATCCTGCTTAA
- a CDS encoding fumarylacetoacetate hydrolase family protein, with product MRLYKHEEAAILEKEGNWYRRSDMDWDQLINRKGLFAFLSSDVQNWEELDEKPKLGKEPPIGGQEVWAAGVTYLRSKQERMREAEEAGGGDFYDRVYEAERPEIFFKATAARTVGSGDVVNIRRDSSWDVPEPELTLFCNSHGSIEGYTIGNDMSSRSIEGENPLYLPQAKTYERCAGLGPCLYITEHPISPDTLIQMEIIRAGESMYKDEVQISMMKRSHTELVGYLFRECNFPKGCFLMTGTCLVPDETFTLQEGDMIYIKIDGIGELVNKVGTRS from the coding sequence ATGAGACTATATAAACACGAAGAAGCTGCCATTCTTGAAAAAGAGGGCAATTGGTATCGCCGATCGGATATGGATTGGGATCAATTGATAAACCGCAAAGGACTTTTTGCTTTCCTTTCATCCGATGTGCAGAATTGGGAAGAGTTGGATGAAAAACCAAAATTGGGCAAAGAGCCACCCATAGGAGGGCAGGAAGTATGGGCAGCGGGCGTTACCTATTTGAGAAGTAAACAGGAGCGAATGCGGGAAGCAGAAGAAGCCGGAGGAGGTGATTTTTATGATCGCGTGTATGAAGCCGAAAGACCTGAGATATTTTTTAAGGCTACTGCAGCCCGGACGGTTGGTTCAGGAGATGTGGTAAATATTCGACGGGATTCGAGCTGGGATGTGCCTGAGCCGGAGCTTACTCTCTTTTGCAATTCCCATGGAAGCATAGAGGGATATACCATCGGAAATGATATGAGTTCGAGGAGCATCGAAGGAGAAAATCCGCTCTACCTGCCTCAAGCCAAAACCTATGAAAGATGTGCAGGCCTGGGTCCCTGTTTATATATTACGGAACATCCCATTTCGCCAGATACGCTGATACAAATGGAAATAATCAGGGCTGGCGAAAGCATGTATAAAGACGAGGTCCAGATAAGTATGATGAAAAGAAGTCATACGGAATTGGTGGGTTATTTATTTCGCGAATGCAATTTCCCCAAAGGTTGTTTCCTGATGACAGGAACCTGCCTGGTTCCTGATGAAACTTTCACCTTGCAAGAAGGAGATATGATCTATATTAAGATTGACGGTATTGGCGAATTAGTCAATAAAGTCGGAACCCGATCCTGA
- a CDS encoding amidohydrolase family protein translates to MRVDSHQHFWNYSPTEYGWISHEMPEIRKSFGPEDLQTLLDEQGIDACVSVQARQSLEENDYLIGLAEKHDFIKGLVGWVDLRSEKVEEELERYKTFPKMKGFRHVLQDEPDDQFMLQNSFIRGVKKCFEYGYSYDILIFEKQLPSTLKFLEYFDSQAFVLDHIAKPMMNAGPTKNWEAGIQELAQYEHLYCKISGMVTEADWKQWKYEDFLPFLDVIVDSFGIDRIMFGSDWPVCLLGSESYGETKGIVDHYFQGYTDEDKAKIFGGNAISYYKL, encoded by the coding sequence ATGCGCGTAGATTCTCACCAACACTTCTGGAATTACAGCCCAACTGAATATGGCTGGATCTCTCATGAGATGCCAGAAATCAGAAAATCCTTTGGGCCAGAAGACTTGCAAACCCTCCTGGATGAGCAAGGAATAGATGCTTGTGTCAGTGTTCAGGCGCGGCAAAGTCTGGAGGAAAATGACTACCTGATTGGATTGGCAGAGAAACATGATTTCATAAAAGGGCTCGTAGGTTGGGTGGATCTTCGTTCGGAAAAAGTTGAAGAAGAACTGGAAAGATATAAGACTTTCCCTAAAATGAAGGGATTTCGACATGTATTGCAGGATGAGCCGGATGATCAGTTTATGCTTCAGAATTCATTTATCAGAGGGGTAAAGAAATGCTTTGAATATGGCTATAGCTATGATATCCTGATATTTGAAAAACAACTTCCTTCTACTCTCAAATTCCTTGAGTATTTTGATTCCCAGGCCTTCGTTTTGGACCATATAGCCAAGCCTATGATGAATGCAGGGCCAACAAAAAATTGGGAAGCAGGCATTCAGGAACTCGCTCAGTATGAACATCTCTATTGCAAAATTTCGGGTATGGTGACGGAAGCAGATTGGAAGCAGTGGAAATACGAAGATTTTCTTCCTTTTCTAGATGTGATTGTGGACTCATTTGGAATTGATCGCATCATGTTTGGTTCCGATTGGCCGGTTTGTTTGCTGGGGAGCGAAAGCTATGGAGAAACAAAAGGCATAGTTGATCACTATTTTCAGGGATATACAGATGAGGATAAAGCAAAGATATTTGGAGGAAATGCGATAAGCTATTACAAACTTTGA
- a CDS encoding SDR family oxidoreductase produces MDLGIKNKVFIITGGAEGIGRAIAKAIALEGGISFIAGRAEEAAKGLLEEIESKEGKAHFMFQNLGSGESCKAVVDRCLNIYGRIDGLVNNAGGNDGISLEEGSPEKWMKSLENNLHHYYFMAHYCLAELKKNKGVILNLSSKTAFTGQGGTSPYAAAKGAQLALTREWAVELLKYGIRVNSIVPAEVMTAMYKRWINSFDEPEKKVAEIESRIPLGNRMTKAEEIADTALFLLSSRSSHITGQHIFVDGGYAHLDRALSVLKDP; encoded by the coding sequence ATGGATCTCGGGATAAAAAATAAGGTCTTCATCATTACCGGAGGCGCAGAAGGAATAGGCAGGGCAATTGCAAAGGCGATTGCGCTTGAAGGCGGAATAAGTTTCATTGCCGGTAGGGCAGAGGAGGCTGCTAAGGGATTGCTTGAGGAGATAGAAAGCAAGGAGGGAAAGGCTCATTTTATGTTCCAAAATCTGGGGAGTGGAGAAAGTTGTAAAGCGGTCGTAGATAGATGTCTGAACATCTATGGGAGAATTGATGGGCTGGTGAATAATGCGGGAGGAAATGATGGAATCAGTTTAGAAGAGGGAAGCCCTGAAAAATGGATGAAATCTCTGGAGAACAATCTTCATCACTATTATTTCATGGCTCACTACTGCCTGGCCGAATTGAAAAAAAACAAAGGCGTTATCCTCAATTTAAGTTCGAAAACTGCTTTTACCGGCCAAGGGGGAACTTCTCCATATGCTGCAGCAAAAGGAGCACAACTGGCATTGACACGAGAGTGGGCCGTTGAATTATTGAAGTATGGTATCCGGGTGAATAGCATTGTTCCGGCCGAAGTCATGACGGCTATGTACAAAAGATGGATTAATAGCTTTGATGAGCCTGAAAAGAAGGTTGCGGAAATAGAAAGTCGGATACCTTTGGGAAATCGCATGACAAAAGCAGAAGAAATTGCAGATACTGCCTTATTTTTATTATCATCGCGATCATCGCACATCACTGGACAACACATATTTGTGGATGGAGGCTATGCGCATTTGGATCGTGCGCTATCTGTGCTGAAGGACCCTTAA